A genomic window from Salvia miltiorrhiza cultivar Shanhuang (shh) chromosome 5, IMPLAD_Smil_shh, whole genome shotgun sequence includes:
- the LOC131024498 gene encoding mitochondrial inner membrane protein OXA1-like, whose protein sequence is MAFRRSVTSRAKILYQQQRVAVPFSHIDRDDGDRENLPRHNPIYTGSGIPDIPRRRSPFGAGANVGGFCGSRLFQDRRFAIPAAFAPASVRKMSSLKEGPGADNIELMTDMADDKIGIMTDMADVLGETAAQVAQATAPVAGEVAAAAADSFFPVAALQYIIDYVHTFTGLNWWAAIVLTTVLIRTLQLPLTIHQIKATSKFTLIRPELEKIQEEMRSRDMSPAAVLEGQAKMRKIFNEYGVTPFTPLKGILIVGPVFLCFFLAITNMAEKVQSFKQGGAFWFTDLTTPDAMYILPVLTALTFWITVECNAQEGMEGNPAANTIKNVCRVFAVLTVPLTAEFSKAIFCYWITSNLYSLAYGLAIKKPEVKKMLGIPNIPPPPPSTNQKPALSFMESLKKYAAAQKHLQSLPPPTEQSLSPPEESSSPPADEMSKPVNRKFRTPSSALSRRIRNLEKEVKGRKKGSKRSSG, encoded by the exons ATGGCTTTCAGACGGAGCGTTACCTCACGCGCTAAAATTCTCTATCAACAGCAACGAGTCGCCGTTCCATTTTCGCATATCGATCGTGACGATGGCGACCGCGAAAATTTACCCCGTCATAACCCCATTTACACGGGCAGTGGGATCCCTGATATTCCGCGGCGGCGCAGCCCGTTCGGGGCCGGGGCAAATGTAGGAGGTTTTTGTGGGTCGAGGCTGTTCCAAGATCGGAGATTTGCGATTCCAGCTGCTTTCGCGCCGGCTTCTGTGAGGAAAATGTCGTCTCTTAAAGAAGGGCCGGGTGCTGACAATATTGAGTTAATGACTGACATGGCCGATGACAAGATTGGGATAATGACTGACATGGCGGATGTGTTGGGAGAGACGGCTGCACAGGTGGCACAGGCGACTGCCCCGGTGGCGGGTGAGGTGGCGGCTGCAGCTGCGGACTCGTTCTTTCCGGTGGCTGCACTACAATACATCATTGATTATGTGCACACTTTTACAGGGCTGAATTG GTGGGCTGCGATTGTTTTGACAACTGTTTTGATTCGTACGCTTCAACTTCCTCTTAcaatacatcaaattaaagctacTTCAAAATTCACA CTTATAAGGCCCGAGTTGGAGAAGATTCAGGAAGAAATGAGGAGTAGG GATATGAGTCCTGCTGCTGTGCTTGAAGGTCAggcaaaaatgagaaaaatatttaatga ATATGGTGTTACACCGTTCACCCCTTTAAAGGGAATTCTAATTGTCGGACCTGTCTTCCTCTGTTTCTTCTTAGCT ATCACCAACATGGCAGAGAAGGTTCAATCGTTCAAGCAGGGAGGAGCATTCTGGTTTACTGATTTGACCACTCCGGATGCAATGTATATTTTGCCAGTTTTGACAGCACTGACATTTTGGATAACGGTGGAG TGCAACGCTCAAGAAGGTATGGAAGGCAATCCAGCTGCCAATACCATCAAGAACGTCTGTAGAGTCTTTGCAGTATTGACAGTCCCTCTTACTGCTGAGTTCTCAAAG gcTATATTCTGTTATTGGATTACCTCGAACCTGTACTCCCTCGCCTACGGATTGG CGATAAAGAAGCCTGAGGTGAAGAAGATGTTGGGAATACCGAATattccaccaccaccaccatcgacTAATCAGAAACCCGCCCTCTCGTTCATGGAGTCGCTGAAGAAGTACGCAGCTGCCCAGAAGCATCTGCAATCTTTACCACCACCAACAGAACAGTCTTTATCACCACCAGAGGAATCTTCATCACCACCTGCTGATGAAATGTCGAAGCCAGTAAATCGAAAGTTCCGAACGCCGTCATCGGCGCTTAGCCGGAGGATTAGGAACTTAGAGAAAGAGGTCAAGGGAAGGAAGAAAGGGAGCAAGAGGTCTTCCGGGTGA
- the LOC131024499 gene encoding probable RNA 3'-terminal phosphate cyclase-like protein — MRLKRLKKEDKFSDMRLKVCRRGKEENRRQIKYKVSQNQPKEIKKFKGSQNLRMRLLLSTLTHTPIEITDIRTDGDGVQVGLRPYEVSLLRLLMLLSNNCYYEINDTGTKVEYKPGTLMGGRHLVYNCGQDRAIGYFLEPLLILALYGRNQLSIDLIGITNDSRDPSVDTFRSTTIPLLKRFGIPSESLDLKIKSRGVPPKGGGKVELSISPIMQNTLKALTWIDTGLVKSIRGLTFSARVSAQFEHKILQAARGILKPFLQNIPIDTDHKKGLEAGLSPGYGISLVAETTSGCCISADTTVSYPYSEQDSEEKDLSTAEDAGRKVASDLLHGIEEYGVVDSTHQGLLFLLCALSAEDVSKVRVGKLSPNGIGALGEIQHFLNVTFAITPDPSTESVLLTCVGCGQKNLSRKAS, encoded by the exons ATGCGGTTGAAAAGGTTGAAGAAGGAAGATAAATTTTCAGATATGCGGTTGAAAGTTTGTCGAAGAGGGAAGGAGGAAAATCGGCGCCAAATTAAGTACAAGGTGAGCCAAAATCAGCCGAAAGAAATTAAGAAGTTTAAAGGTAGCCAGAATTTGAGGATGAGACTCCTTCTGTCGACGCTAACTCATACGCCGATTGAGATCACCGACATTCGCACCGATGGGGATGGGGTCCAAGTTGGACTCCGCCCCTACGAGGTTTCGCTCCTCCGGCTTCTGATGTTGCTCTCCAACAACTGTTATTATGAAATCAACGACACTG GCACGAAGGTGGAGTACAA GCCGGGGACTCTGATGGGTGGGAGGCATTTGGTTTACAATTGCGGTCAAGATCGAGCAATTGGCTATTTCTTAGAGCCATTgcttattttagctttatatgGGAGGAACCAACTCTCTATTGACCTTATAG GTATTACAAATGACTCTAGGGATCCATCTGTTGATACATTTCGATCAACTACAATACCCTTATTGAAGCGGTTTGGCATACCTTCAGAATCACTAGACTTGAAAATTAAGAGCCGGGGCGTTCCTCCCAAAGGTGGTGGAAAAGTTGAGCTTTCTATTTCACCGATTATGCAAAATACTCTCAAG GCACTTACCTGGATTGATACGGGCTTGGTAAAGAGCATTAGAGGACTCACCTTCTCAGCTAGAGTAAGTGCTCAGTTTGAGCATAAAATTCTACAAGCAGCTCGGGGCATTCTTAAGCCTTTTCTTCAAAATATTCCCATAGACACTGACCATAAAAAGGGACTTGAAGCTGGATT GTCACCAGGTTATGGAATTTCACTTGTTGCTGAGACCACTTCAGGCTGCTGCATTTCTGCCGATACAACAGTATCCTATCCTTATTCTGAGCAAGATAGTGAGGAGAAAGATTTGAGCACAGCAGAGGACGCCGGTCGAAAAGTTGCGTCCGACTTGCTACATGGGATTGAGGAATATGGTGTTGTAGATTCAACTCATCAG GGTTTATTGTTTCTTCTTTGTGCATTGAGTGCTGAAGATGTATCAAAGGTTCGTGTTGGGAAGCTTTCACCCAACGGAATAGGGGCCCTTGGGGAAATTCAACACTTTCTTAATGTTACATTTGCCATAACACCTGATCCTTCAACAGAGAGTGTCCTTCTTACTTGCGTTGGATGTGGCCAAAAGAATCTATCGAGGAAAGCAAGCTGA